The Streptomyces sp. NBC_01197 genome window below encodes:
- a CDS encoding NAD(P)/FAD-dependent oxidoreductase — MNTEEMPEEFDVVVVGGATAGLSGALTLARARRSVLVLDSGQPRNAPAAAAHGLLTRDGVAPRDLLQAGRIEVALYGGTLLQEGATSARRTDGGFVVGTQCGRTFRARRLLVATGLSDELPEVPGLGARWGRDVLHCPYCHGWEVRDKAIGVLGTSAASVHQALLFRQWSPRVTLFLHNGPEPSEKQWERLAARGIEVVQGKVTGLEITDDALSAVRLAEGLRIPVEALVVAPRFVARSEVLSGLGVDPVEHSMGVGTYVPCEPGGATEVPGVYVAGNVTDLMGGLPAVQASGVAAAAAINADLVNADADEAVARRRSTQGFSPANEALVCERVLGDRRHGLDSMLPPESGR, encoded by the coding sequence ATGAACACGGAAGAGATGCCCGAAGAGTTTGATGTCGTTGTTGTCGGCGGTGCAACCGCTGGTCTGTCGGGGGCGCTGACCCTGGCCCGGGCCCGGCGTTCGGTGCTGGTACTCGATTCCGGGCAGCCGCGCAACGCCCCCGCTGCCGCGGCCCACGGCCTGTTGACGCGCGACGGGGTGGCGCCGCGGGATCTGCTGCAAGCCGGCCGTATCGAGGTGGCTCTCTACGGGGGCACTCTGCTTCAGGAAGGCGCGACGTCCGCACGCCGGACGGACGGCGGGTTCGTCGTGGGCACGCAGTGCGGCCGGACGTTCCGTGCCCGCCGCCTGCTGGTGGCGACGGGCCTGTCGGACGAGCTGCCGGAGGTGCCGGGGCTGGGGGCGCGGTGGGGGCGCGACGTGCTGCACTGCCCGTACTGCCACGGCTGGGAAGTGCGCGACAAGGCGATCGGGGTGCTGGGCACCAGCGCCGCGTCGGTGCACCAGGCGCTGTTGTTCCGCCAGTGGTCACCGCGCGTCACGCTGTTCCTCCACAACGGCCCCGAGCCGAGCGAGAAACAGTGGGAGCGCCTCGCGGCACGCGGGATCGAGGTCGTCCAGGGCAAGGTGACCGGCCTGGAGATCACAGACGACGCCCTGAGCGCTGTCCGGCTGGCCGAGGGCCTGCGCATCCCGGTGGAAGCGCTGGTGGTGGCCCCGCGGTTCGTGGCGCGCAGCGAAGTCCTCTCTGGCCTGGGAGTCGACCCGGTGGAGCACTCTATGGGAGTGGGCACCTACGTTCCCTGCGAACCGGGCGGCGCGACCGAGGTTCCCGGGGTGTACGTGGCGGGCAACGTCACCGATCTGATGGGCGGCCTGCCCGCCGTGCAGGCATCCGGAGTGGCGGCGGCTGCGGCGATCAACGCCGACCTGGTGAATGCCGACGCCGACGAGGCAGTGGCCCGCCGCCGGTCCACGCAGGGCTTCAGCCCGGCCAACGAGGCACTCGTGTGCGAGCGGGTCCTGGGTGATCGCCGCCACGGCCTGGATTCGATGCTGCCCCCCGAATCCGGCCGGTAA
- a CDS encoding MFS transporter, which yields MSTPARTAEKAQDADAPDPRRWMALIVASVATLMVVLDVSIVNIALPQAQSDLAMGDANRQWMITAYALAFGGLLLLGGRIADFAGRKRILVIGLLGFAAASMLGGLAPNPGTLFTARALQGAFAALLAPAALSLITVAFTDPKERAKAFGIFGAFQGGGGAVGLLLGGVLTEYAGWRWCMYINVPIALIVALAARPYVRESRATGDRHYDLPGTLLVTGGLVALVYGFTQAADGGGWTALATLILLAVAALLLSAFVLVERRTAHPLLPLRVVMERNRAGVFLANLLIGAGMFGMNLFMTYFLQVNLHYTPLQAGVAFLPFSVGIIAATTLGPPLVTRFGPKPLMVAGTSLATAGLLWLTRLGTASAYTGEVLPTQILVSVGVGLFFLAGPNVALSGVDPRDAGVASAALTTSQQIGAALGPALLNTLYLAAVTGYLTPRTPAGGAASRALQLKGFLHGYRIAFIVAGALMATAVLALAVLVKPPKSPSAEPTTPAPAH from the coding sequence ATGTCTACCCCCGCCCGCACCGCCGAAAAGGCCCAGGATGCGGATGCACCGGATCCGCGGCGCTGGATGGCCCTGATCGTCGCATCGGTCGCCACCCTCATGGTCGTGCTGGACGTGTCCATCGTGAACATCGCGCTGCCGCAGGCGCAGAGCGATCTCGCGATGGGCGACGCCAACCGCCAGTGGATGATCACGGCCTACGCCCTCGCCTTCGGCGGGCTGCTGCTCCTGGGCGGGCGCATCGCCGACTTCGCCGGCCGCAAGCGCATCCTCGTCATCGGACTGCTGGGCTTCGCCGCGGCCTCCATGCTCGGCGGCCTGGCACCCAACCCGGGCACCCTGTTCACCGCACGCGCCCTGCAGGGCGCCTTCGCCGCGCTCCTGGCACCCGCGGCGCTCTCCCTCATCACCGTGGCCTTCACCGACCCCAAAGAACGCGCCAAGGCATTCGGGATCTTCGGCGCGTTCCAGGGCGGCGGAGGCGCCGTCGGGCTTCTCCTGGGTGGCGTCCTCACCGAGTACGCGGGCTGGCGCTGGTGCATGTACATCAACGTCCCCATCGCCCTGATCGTCGCCCTCGCCGCCCGCCCCTATGTCCGGGAGAGCCGCGCCACGGGCGACCGGCACTACGACCTCCCCGGCACCCTCCTGGTGACCGGCGGGCTGGTCGCCCTCGTCTACGGCTTCACCCAGGCAGCCGACGGCGGCGGCTGGACAGCGCTCGCCACCCTGATCCTCCTGGCCGTCGCCGCCCTGCTGCTGAGCGCGTTCGTCCTCGTGGAACGCCGCACCGCACACCCCCTGCTGCCGCTGCGGGTGGTCATGGAACGGAACCGGGCCGGGGTGTTCCTGGCCAACCTCCTCATCGGCGCGGGCATGTTCGGCATGAACCTCTTCATGACGTACTTCCTCCAGGTCAACCTCCACTACACCCCGCTACAGGCCGGCGTCGCCTTCCTGCCCTTTAGCGTCGGGATCATCGCCGCTACCACACTCGGCCCGCCCCTGGTCACCCGCTTCGGCCCCAAGCCCCTGATGGTCGCCGGCACCTCCCTGGCCACCGCAGGACTGCTCTGGCTCACCCGCCTGGGCACCGCCTCCGCCTACACCGGGGAGGTCCTGCCGACCCAGATCCTCGTGAGCGTCGGTGTGGGCCTGTTCTTCCTGGCGGGCCCCAACGTCGCACTGTCCGGAGTCGATCCGCGCGACGCCGGAGTAGCCAGCGCAGCCCTCACCACCAGCCAGCAGATCGGCGCTGCACTCGGCCCCGCCCTCCTCAACACCCTCTACCTCGCCGCCGTCACCGGCTACCTCACCCCCCGCACCCCGGCCGGCGGCGCAGCATCCCGGGCCCTGCAGCTCAAGGGCTTCCTGCACGGCTACCGCATCGCGTTCATCGTCGCCGGTGCCCTCATGGCCACCGCCGTCCTCGCCCTGGCCGTCCTGGTGAAACCCCCCAAGTCCCCCTCGGCTGAGCCCACCACTCCGGCCCCCGCCCACTGA
- a CDS encoding helix-turn-helix domain-containing protein, with protein MDDFENVLAGVGPRLRYLRRRHAITLAALADLTGISESTLSRLEGGGRKPNLELLLPLARAYNVPLDELVGAPETGDPRVHLRPVTRDGMTYVPLTRRPGGMHAHKLVISPAAGEPELRTHEGYEWIYVLNGRLRLHLDDRVLVMAPGEVAEFDTHVPHWLGPDNDQPVELLVLFGKQGERAHLRARPA; from the coding sequence ATGGACGACTTCGAGAACGTGCTGGCCGGTGTCGGGCCCCGGCTGCGGTACCTGCGCCGCCGGCACGCCATCACACTGGCCGCGCTGGCCGACCTCACAGGGATCTCGGAGAGCACGCTCTCCCGCCTGGAGGGCGGCGGCCGCAAGCCCAACCTGGAGCTGCTGCTGCCCCTGGCCCGCGCCTACAACGTCCCGCTCGACGAGCTCGTCGGCGCTCCGGAGACGGGCGACCCCCGCGTGCATCTACGCCCGGTCACGCGCGACGGCATGACGTACGTGCCGCTGACCCGCAGGCCGGGCGGCATGCACGCGCACAAGCTCGTCATCAGCCCCGCCGCGGGTGAGCCCGAGCTCCGGACGCACGAGGGCTATGAGTGGATCTACGTTCTCAACGGCAGGCTCCGCCTTCACCTTGATGACCGCGTCCTGGTGATGGCGCCGGGGGAAGTCGCGGAGTTCGACACCCACGTCCCGCACTGGCTGGGCCCCGACAACGACCAGCCCGTGGAACTGCTGGTCCTCTTCGGCAAGCAGGGCGAACGCGCCCACCTGCGCGCCCGCCCCGCCTGA
- a CDS encoding DDE-type integrase/transposase/recombinase — protein MPTGEGWLYLACWLDLATREVVGYSMADHHRADLVVNALKMASGRGRLQPGYIAHSDRGSEYTSSHFRYHISELGLRQSCGRTGSCFDNAAAESFWALLKEDIGTRVWPDRATARAEIFDFIETFYNRRRLRKHKVFGYLTQPRPDSGTNTTSRHKDRVSKITGKLHN, from the coding sequence CTGCCCACCGGCGAAGGCTGGCTCTACCTCGCCTGCTGGCTGGACCTGGCCACCCGCGAGGTCGTCGGCTACTCGATGGCCGACCACCACCGCGCCGACCTCGTCGTCAACGCGCTGAAGATGGCCTCCGGACGCGGCCGTCTCCAGCCCGGCTACATAGCGCATTCGGACCGCGGCAGCGAATACACCAGCAGCCACTTCCGTTACCACATAAGCGAGTTGGGCCTCCGGCAAAGCTGCGGACGCACCGGATCTTGCTTCGACAACGCCGCTGCGGAGAGTTTCTGGGCCCTGCTCAAAGAAGACATCGGCACCCGCGTCTGGCCTGACCGGGCCACCGCCCGCGCCGAGATCTTCGACTTCATCGAGACGTTTTACAACCGCCGCCGCCTCCGCAAGCACAAGGTCTTTGGCTACCTCACCCAGCCGAGACCCGACAGCGGCACCAACACGACCTCGCGGCATAAAGATCGAGTGTCCAAGATCACGGGGAAGCTTCACAACTGA
- a CDS encoding SAM-dependent methyltransferase, producing MHDSTHNAQSPAEAARFWDNLYRGKDAVWKGDPNPVLAKTAAQLSPPGRALDLGCGEGGDTVWLATHGWHVTAVDIAPTALRRLTQHAARAGVTDRVSTQQHDLAETFPTGTFDLISAQYLQTPYDLPRADILRQAAQALTPGGLLLIVDHGSVRPWAWNTDPDTRFPRPEEIFDELALDPARFIPVRLASPEREATGPNGQTATVTDTVVTIRRT from the coding sequence ATGCACGACTCCACCCACAACGCGCAGTCCCCGGCCGAGGCGGCCCGATTCTGGGACAACCTCTACCGCGGCAAAGACGCCGTGTGGAAGGGCGACCCCAACCCGGTACTCGCCAAAACCGCAGCCCAGCTCTCTCCTCCCGGACGTGCCCTGGACCTGGGCTGCGGCGAAGGCGGCGACACCGTCTGGCTCGCCACCCACGGCTGGCACGTCACCGCCGTCGACATCGCCCCCACCGCACTGCGGCGCCTTACACAGCACGCAGCACGCGCAGGCGTCACCGACCGCGTGTCCACCCAGCAGCACGACCTCGCCGAAACCTTCCCCACCGGAACATTCGACCTCATCAGCGCCCAGTACCTCCAGACCCCCTACGACCTCCCCCGCGCCGACATCCTGCGCCAGGCCGCCCAGGCCCTTACCCCCGGCGGACTCCTCCTCATCGTCGACCACGGCTCTGTGCGCCCCTGGGCCTGGAACACCGACCCCGACACCCGTTTCCCCCGCCCCGAAGAAATCTTCGACGAACTCGCCCTGGACCCGGCCCGGTTCATCCCTGTCCGCCTGGCCAGCCCCGAACGCGAAGCGACCGGCCCAAACGGCCAGACAGCAACCGTGACCGACACCGTCGTCACCATCCGGCGCACCTGA
- a CDS encoding S53 family peptidase, with product MRSPRQVGTGLVVALAATLVAAAPATAVPVAVIPATAVPASANPPTARVALGPQAPRDLSQVRDVCPNAAPGHARCFAQIRTDPGGGRGVRGAAAPPAGYGPADLRAAYDLPDTGGAGQTVAVVDAGDDATAEADLAVYRTTYGLPACTTANGCFSKANQAGVAGPLPDDQGWEGETALDLAMVSAACPQCRILLVESDDTEFADFAAAEDTAARLGATEISNSYGETESGALVKYASSYSHPGVAITVASGDSGYGLPSFPADLTSVVSVGGTSLTRADNARGWSETVWNSWKGAAGSGCSAWVDKPSWQHDTNCPGRMVADVAAIADPDTGVAVYDSEDGWGVGSGTSASAPLVAGMIGLGGHPERFPDASYLYAHSADLNDVVGGDNVVVTDCGGDYQCTGRPGYDGPTGLGTPAGLAAF from the coding sequence GTGAGAAGTCCACGGCAGGTGGGTACGGGGCTGGTGGTCGCGTTGGCCGCGACGCTCGTCGCCGCTGCGCCCGCCACCGCCGTACCTGTTGCCGTCATACCTGCCACGGCCGTACCTGCCTCCGCCAACCCGCCGACCGCACGGGTCGCACTCGGCCCGCAGGCACCACGGGACCTGTCGCAGGTGCGTGACGTCTGCCCGAACGCCGCGCCCGGCCATGCCCGGTGCTTCGCGCAGATCCGCACCGACCCGGGCGGCGGTCGCGGAGTGCGCGGTGCGGCCGCGCCGCCCGCGGGTTATGGCCCGGCCGATCTGCGCGCCGCCTACGACCTGCCGGACACCGGCGGCGCGGGACAGACGGTCGCCGTGGTCGACGCCGGCGACGATGCCACCGCGGAAGCCGACCTCGCCGTCTACCGCACGACCTACGGCCTCCCCGCCTGCACCACCGCGAACGGTTGCTTCAGCAAGGCGAACCAGGCAGGCGTCGCCGGCCCGCTCCCCGACGATCAGGGCTGGGAAGGCGAGACCGCGCTCGATCTCGCGATGGTCTCCGCCGCCTGCCCGCAGTGCCGCATCCTCCTGGTGGAGAGCGACGACACCGAGTTCGCCGACTTCGCCGCCGCGGAGGACACCGCGGCCCGGCTCGGCGCGACCGAGATCTCCAACAGCTACGGCGAGACGGAATCGGGCGCGCTGGTGAAGTACGCCTCGTCCTACTCCCACCCGGGCGTGGCGATTACGGTCGCCAGCGGGGACAGCGGCTACGGCCTGCCGAGCTTCCCCGCCGATCTGACCTCAGTGGTCTCCGTCGGCGGCACGTCGCTGACCCGGGCCGACAACGCGCGCGGCTGGAGCGAGACGGTGTGGAACTCGTGGAAGGGGGCCGCGGGCAGCGGGTGTTCGGCGTGGGTCGACAAGCCGTCCTGGCAGCACGACACGAACTGCCCCGGCCGGATGGTCGCGGACGTCGCCGCGATCGCCGACCCCGACACCGGAGTCGCCGTCTACGACAGCGAGGACGGCTGGGGCGTGGGCAGCGGCACCAGTGCCTCGGCGCCGCTGGTCGCGGGCATGATCGGGCTGGGAGGCCATCCCGAACGCTTCCCCGACGCGTCCTACCTCTACGCGCACTCCGCCGACCTCAACGATGTCGTCGGCGGCGACAACGTGGTAGTGACCGACTGCGGCGGCGACTACCAGTGCACCGGCCGGCCGGGCTACGACGGCCCCACGGGACTTGGCACGCCCGCGGGCCTCGCGGCCTTCTGA